In the Tachyglossus aculeatus isolate mTacAcu1 chromosome 6, mTacAcu1.pri, whole genome shotgun sequence genome, AGGACAAAGTAAGGGGCGGATTGCTAGCTCAGCTTCCTGAGGACGATGgggccaagtcctgcctctgattTGGAGTGGGGCaaagacggggagggggaggtcggCGTGACTTGGGCCTGCAGGGCTCTAGTCAGTCACACCTGATTTTTGAACTTGTTCGAAcaatagaagcgcttagtacagtgctcccccatCAGatgaattgctcagtaaataccaactgATGGATGGGCACAGAAGCCCGCCAGCTCCTCGCATTTTGGAATCCAGCTTCTCCAGTCTTAATGCTCGGTTTCTCCTTGTTTGCTTCCGTGGTTGTTGATGGAGGCGGCCTGGTATTTCTCCAAGGTGCCCTCGTCAGGATTTCCTTGCTTTTTTGTGACTTGGTTAAAAGTGCCCGCTTGCCAGGGGTGGAGTGGTGTTGGCATTTGAGCGCCTCCCAAGTGCCGGACGCTATACAGAGCGCATGAAACAAGAGAACGGATTTCTGCATCGTGCATTTGCACTCGCTTTCATCTGTCATCACCGCAGAGCATGTTCTAACATGCTAGTGCATGCGTGTGCACGTGTGTTTCAGGGGGTGCCCGGAACCTTCAAGGAATGCTATTTTGGCCACCTTAAACAACACAAACTAAGCAGACTCACTCCTTCGACCAAGTACTCATTTCGACTCGCTGCTAAGAATGACTTTGGACAAAGGTACGTTGTCCCTCCgcgcccctccccacccggcaGCATCGCCCCAAGGCCACCTCCCCGTGACCGCGCTCTGTTTTCCAGTGGGTTTGGCGAGACGGCGTTCTACTACACTGCAGGGAGCGTTCCCCCACCCCCTGCGGCCCCTCGCGTGGTGCGAGCCGGCACCACTTGCCTGTCGCTGGAGTGGAGCCGCCCCAGGGCCGTCACGGCGGACGAATTGCTCAGCTACACGCTGgacgtggaggaggagggcaccgTGAGTGGCGGTGGGGCTGTGGAGTGGACTCCCCTGCTTCCATACCCTGGGAGACACGTGTTGGGGAGGCGAACCCCGTCCTCGTCCCTGACGGCCCAGCCGTCCTAAGAGCTGGTGGGGATGGTAGGGGGCACGCCCAAGTCAGCCCCTCTTTCTTTTTGCTTTCACAGGGTTATGGCTTCCAGCCCAGGCACAATGGAGAGGAGCTGTCGTGCACTTTAAAGAACCTCCGAAGGTGCACCTTGTACAGGCTTAGGGTAAGAGTCTGTCAACAGTCGGTTTGAAGGTCGGGGGCTTGTCCCCGTGGGTGATCATTACTGTGAGAAAAGGCTGCAGTGAGTAGTTTCTTTCCAACATTCATTTTtcccaggaataataattgtgctagctattgagcgcttactgtgtgccaagcaccgaactaagccactggagtaggtacaagatcatcgggtcccatacgggactcacagtctaaatagaaggagaacagggattgaaaccccattttgcagatgagggaactgaggctcagtgaaatgaagtgacttccccaagatcacacaacaagccaggggcagagccaggagagcGGGGCCTATTATTTGGGGCTGCAGCCATGGCTTCCCAGCCATATGGCCTCTTTCCTCACTCCCCAGCAGCCACCTGAGCACTAGCCAACTCCTGGCCACCCAGAGCTCTTCCgtctcgtggctcagcggaaatagcccgggcttgggagtcagaggtcgtgggttctaatcccgcctccgccgcttgtcagctgtgtgactttgggcaagtcctctgtgcctcagttccctcatctgtaaaatggggcttaaaactgtgagccccacgtgggacaatctgataaccttgtatccatcccagcgcttagaacagtgctttgcacatagtaagcgcttaacaaatgccatcgttgttattatttaaGTATTAACTCAGgggacctctctccttttccttcatgtCTCCTACCTTTTTGTGctgtcccaagctctgcacagagtaagtagtcTGTgatctccttgagagcagggggccTATCTGGTAACTCCgttggtgctcagcacagtgttctgcacatggtgggTTGATTGGCTTAGGATGCTGTTGGCTTCTCACATCAGAATGAAGGTGAGCACTGACCAAATGATTTTccccccacatctccctccctcccccatcccccatttTTTCCTCGCTCCCTCTATCTTCCTCCCCGCTGCCCTGGCAGGTCTTTGCCCACAACAATGAAGGGAAAAGCGGCCCCAGCGAGGTTACCGAGTGTACCACGTGTCCAGAGCGGCCAGGACCCCCGGGCCGGCCGACGGTCAAGGGAAAGATCCATGCTCACAGCGTCAAGGTCACCTGGGGTAGGTGGTGCCACAGGCTCTCGAGCCTCAGGTCAGCGTCCCCGTCCCCCCCTGCCCCAGTGGGCCCCTACTTGCCCCCAAAAGGACCCGCTGCTGGTGGCTTGTGTTTTGTGTGATGATGTAGCTCACGCACCTCCATGCTGgccttttattattaattattattattaacattattattatttagactgtgagcccactgttgggtagggactgtctctatatgttgccagtttgtacttcccaagcgcttagtacagtgctctgcacatagtaagcgctcaataaatacgattgatgatgatgatgaattattattattactgctgttgttcttgttgtatttaagtgcttactatgtgttctaactgctgggtaagtcctggggtagatagaactcagattggacacagaccctgtcccacctggagctcacagtcttaagagaagggagaacagttatttatccccattttacagttgaggaaactgaggcacagagaagttaagtgacttgtccaaggtcacaccgtaagcaattatcagagctgggattagaacccaggtcctctgactcccagctcctgctgtttccattaggcgaTGCCACTTGGAAAGAAAACCCTTTCTCAAGATATTGGGCAGTTAATTGGTAGCTAGTAAATAGTCaaaagggtgatttttttttttcccttcaagatCTAGAAAGTAATTTGGATTGCAAATCTCTTTCCAGACCCACCCAGGGATAACGGGGGAGCAGAAATTTCTAAATATATTCTCGAAATTTCGGAGAGTCTGACCGGTGAGGAATCTGATGCTTCCTATTCTCTGgagcagggggtgaggggatgtaACTTATTTGGACAGCCCCACCGAGGGCTCGAGTCTTTGAAAATGGCGAGCTGGGTGTTTTTGTTACTTGTGGTGCATTGCCGGAGCGCCGGTGGCACTGGGATAACATGCTTGGGGAGGGAGCATATGTTTTGTGGCAAAGCCCTGTCCTGCTTCTCATTGGAACAGACTAGGTGTCCcatttctgtccctctccccaggcAGCACTTGGGACACGGCATACAGCGGCCCTTGCAGAGAACACGTGTGTGACCGTCTGAAACCCGGCACGTGGTACCGGCTGAGGGTATCCTGCGTGAATGTCGCCGGCCCGAGCCAGGTGAGAgcgtgggaggagggggcttgagACCCCGGGCTCACTCTTAGCCAGACGCTAAATGCCCTTAGGCTCCCCTACCGTGGCTGTCCAGAGCAGCCGGTCAGGAGATGGTAAGCGGCTCTCGCTGCCGTGTGGCGGGACGAGGGGGCGGGGACCGCGCGCCAGCCATTTTTCCCCACTTCGACCTAGCGTGTTCCCTCGCTCCCTCACGCCCCTCGAGCTGCTTGTGCGGGGTCCACCTGGGCCACGGGAGTGCTGAAcacgcacagtccctgttcctggaAGGACGGGACAATGAGTTCACCCAAACCAGGCCTTGTGCTAATCCACAGCCTTTTCTGCCAGGTCTCGGACACATCGTCCGTGCAGACGCCCGCTGTTCCCCCGGGGCCGTGCCGGCCTCCCAGCTTGGCGGGCCGAGCGAAGGCCAGAGAGATCGGCCTGCTGTGGGGTAAGCCCAATGCCCCCACCCATTCCCTGGCCCGTTGCCGATTACGGGGCCCCAGGACTGAGCTCAAAGATGACTccgtgccttcctctccccctgcaagTTGGGTATCATGGAGGACTGGTCAGCATGTTGGCCACCTAGGGTCTCACTGGGGCCAGCCAGCCCTCAACCAAGGTACTTTGCCTGGCAAGGGGCTGTTTTCTGTGGTCTAGCTTCTGATGGCCTCAGGGGACTTTGTCTCAGTTCTTGGGCTGTCCGCCAACAGAGCATTTTGGCGCAGAGCGCAACCGCGGCAGAGTGGAGGCCCAGGCCATTGTTGTAAGACACGAGCCCCGGCAGTCGCATCAGCTGGGGAGCTTTTAGGCATTCCGTGGCCAAGGGGCCCCAACCCATCGGACCGGCGAGGCGCTCTGGGTCGGGGGCCGGAGGCCGGCCTCCCTGTCCAGCGGCTAGTGGGAGCGGTGGGCTGAGTCCCCTCCGATCTCACAAGGTGGCCCCCAGAGGAGCGGCCAGtacacctctgactcctctgccgTTTCCCAGCTGCCCCATCGGAGGACGGGGGCTCGCAAGTGACTGAGTATGTGGTGGACATGGCGGGTGGCGAGCAGGAAGAACGCCGCCAGGTGTACCAGGGCCCCGACCTGGTCTGTACCGTGAGCAGCCTGCTGCCTGGGAGAACCTACAGCTTCTGGCTCAAAGCAGCCAACCACGCCGGGGTAAGGGTGGAACCCTTCTACCTACCTACACACCCACACTAcactccaccaccacccccactcaCCCCCAAACTGATTGCTGTGCCCTCTTCCAGTTCGGCCCCTTCTCAGGCCCAGAGGAGATCGCCACTGCTCCAGGACCCCCAGAACAGTGCGGCGTTCCCCTGCTCACCTGTAAAGCAGCCACCTGTGTTCTGGCCAGCTGGGAGGTACGTTGTTGGCAACAGGGAGGGTGGGACGGGAGGGAGGTCACCTTCTGGCGGGAATGAGGTTGGAGCAGCAGGAAGAGGAATGAGTGCCTGCTGGGGAGGCAGGGACTGGACTGGGAACCTGCCGGGGAGGGCCTACTGTGTTCTGTCAGGTGAGGTGGTGTGTGATTGTGTCCCTCTGGGGTGTCCAGTTTATGTAccagcccagagccccagagcatcTCTGTGAGTCCCGGGTGAAGCAGATGTGGCCTGGCTGGGCCTGGGCcacggtgggggtgaggggggttcAAGGGAACGGCATTCCGTGTGGGGAATGGTCAGGAATGTGCCCCACCTTTCCAGGTCCCCACATGCAACGGTGCCGAAATCAGCGATTACAAGCTGGAGTGGGGCCAGACGGAGGGTGCGATGGCGGTTATCTACAGCGGCCCCAGCCCGAGTTTCGAAGTGAAAGGCCTCACACCTGCGACCACTTATCTCTGCCGGGTCCAGGTACAGACTGAGCATCTTTCCCCCATACACACACCTCCTCCGTGGGCCACTAAGCAGTGCCTTAGGAGCACAGCCAGAGCAAAAGGACCAACGGGAGCATTGAGCTCCTGAGCCATTTGGACACCACGTACTTGTCAGTGGACTGTCAGCAGCCCCTTGATCACACCCTGGAATTCCCGCCCCCATCACATCTGACAGGCCatcgctctccctaccttcaaagcccttcagtcATTCACACGAGGAAAGGGAGACGCGGCGAAGTGAaacgactcgcccgaggtcacacagcaggacagtggtggagccaggatcagaacccaggtcctgtgactcccagcaccatgctccttctcccatTTGGACACACGGCTTGTCCAACCACTGCAGATGTGAATTTTCCGTGGGGCTGATACCCAGGGGTCCCCTCTGGATCTGGGTTTCAGGAAATCacttggagagaggagaggcccaGCAGTGGACCATCCTGACCCTGATGGGACCTTTCTATTTTCAGGCGGTGAACGTTGCTGGGGCCGGGTCATTTGGGGAGACGGGCCTCGTGACCACACTGGCGTCGACGCCAGCCGCGGTGACAGTGCTGCGGGTCCTGGAGGACGGGCCGGTCCCGGAGGACGGGCCGGCTGAGACCCCTCGGCCGCCACCGGCCACCACCCTGGCcctgcagtgggaagagccctgcTGCCACGGCGAGGAGATCACCAGCTACAACATTGACTACGGAGAGAAGCAGGCCGTAGCCGTGGTCGGTGGAACGAGCCACGTCCTGGACTCTCTGCAGCCGGACACGGTCTATAGGTAAGGGACGGATGGTCTTCCCCCTTCCCGTGCCGTGTGGATTTGTGATCAGGCGGGCAAGGGCCCGCACGGGGCTTTGGGGCAGTTTTCACCTCGGGCATTCGCCTTGAGCGTTCATTGTCACACAACATCCCCAAACCTCAGGGCTCAGGTGACAACTTGTCCATTATTGTAGGCTCAGTcatggtcagtcagtcgtatttatggagagattactgcgtgcagagcactgaactaagcacttggaaaaatacagtttaACAGTTGCACTCCCTGCCCATCCTGGCCCTTGGCCCCGCGCTGGCACTCACTTTGGGATAACTTTGGGATAGCAGTGCCTCGGCGTTGATCtggaccttcaaggccctactgagagctcacctcctccaggaggacttcccagactgagtcccttccttcctctccccctcgtcccctttccatccccccatcttacctccttcccttccccacagcacctgtatatatgtatatatgtttgtacatatttattactctatttacttattttacttgtacatatctattctatttattttattttgttaatatgtttggttttgttctccgtctcccccttttagactgtgagcccactgttgagtagggactatctctatatgttgccaatttgtacttcccaagcgcttagtacagtgctctgcacacagtaagcgctcaataaatacgattgatgatggagacaGGCGGCGAAGCGGACCGGGGGCCGGCGGTGACCCCACTCCTCTTTCCTTACCTGCAGGATCAGGGTCCAAGCCGTCAACAGCCTAGGTCCCGGACCCTTCAGCCCAACGGTCAAAGGCAAGACCcggcccctgcccccagcccctccgccGCTGGAATGCGCGGTGGTCGGCTCCCAGAGCCTCAAACTCAAATGGGGCGACGGGCCGGGTCGAGCCCTGCATCCCAACCCCACGCAGTTCACCCTGCAGATGGAAGACAGACTTGGCAGGTGAGCGGGCACCGAGCGGCACGAGAACTGGGGGCACTCGGGGCTCATCCGCGGGGCtcttactgtcccaagcacgCGGCATTTTCCTGCGACCTGGTGTGGCGTACCCTTGGCGTAGAGAGCTGGGTGAGGCCAACACCGTGCCAGTCCTGTTTAATTTTCGCCAGTTTTTGGCGACAGCGACAATTGCCAAGCAGCATCTCTGGGCCCCTGGAAGCGGGGTGACAACCTCGTAGGCCGGGGTGGGCGTCGGTCACGGGTAATTATCTCTGGCAGGTTTATCACACTGCACAGCGGGCCCTGTCACACCTACAAGGTGCAGCGGCTGAACGAGTCCACCGCCTACCGCTTTAAGATCCAAGCCTACAATGAAGCCGGGGAGGGACCCTTCTCCGACATCTACACTTTCGCCACCACCAAGTCTCCGCCGGCCATGCTGAAAGGTGACAGCCCAGAGCCGCATCCTCGGGGGCTGCTTGGCCTGGACCCAGGGCAGAGAGCTACAGGGGGTGGCCCATTAGGAATGCTAGTCCCTCTAGCCCCCCAGGGACCGGTGGTAGGCTTCGGTTTCTTTCTCGGGCTCCCGAAGAGCCAAGGGCAGTGCTGTGGTGTACACAGAAGTCAGCAGGCTTGTGGAGAGGTTTAACTTGCCAGAGCCCAAGACAGCAGCAGCGAGAGGTCACGGATGGGCGCTGTGGGCCGGCCTGCGGGAGGGACGGCGGGGCCTTTCtggccctcttctcccattcacaAAAATCGTCCTGTTGATCGATCGCTGTTGAGACGGCTCAAGGGAAGCCGGAAGTTGCGGTCCTGATGGGGAGATAGGGCACATTCCCCGGAATTGTATCCGGGAGTATTGACCCGCTTTGGACGGGCTGGCCGGAAATGCCTCGCAGGCTCGTCAGTGGTTTCTGGGTCCCAGCGCCACCCGCTTGGATATTGGGCAGGGCGGGGGTCACCGCCCCACGTGCTCCCCGGGAGCCCGGCCACCACCCCGGATGTCCTGATGGTGACGGAGGGAGGGTGTGGCGGGAGGGAGTCATGGGACGGGCTCACGTCTGTCGGCTTTTCCAGCGCCCAGGGTCTGCCAGCTGGCCGACGGGCTGTGCGAAGTGACGTGGGAACCGGTGGCCCCCATGAGAGGAGACCCCATCGTTTAcctgctgcagctggtccacgggcGGGGCATGGAGCAGGTACGGTGGCGTGCGCGGTCCCGTCTTCCTGTCTCTGGGTCCCCTTGCCGACCACACAGGGCACCGACGCCCATGTCCCCTGACCCCCCCAGGTGTACAAGGGACCGGAGACCTCGTTCCGCCTGTGCAACTTCCAGCCTGATCCCGACCATCGGGTGCGGGTATGCGCCAGCCGCCAGTACCAGGACAGCGCTGGGCCGCAGGAGCTCTGCGGGCCATACAGCCCGGGcaccgccttcccctgcccaaAGCCCGCGGTGATGGGGCCGGAGCCAGAAGCGGCGccggggaccggggcagggccgGCCTGCCAGACCAAGCTGAGCGATGAGCAGTTCGCCCTGATCCTGGTGGTGGGATTCGCCGCCATCGCGGTGCTGTTCGCCGCAGTCATCCAGTACTTTATAATCAAGTAACCGGCCGttccggcggcggcggcagcgtcTCTGCTCCAGCAGGCCACGGAGTCCCAGCGGGAGCCGTGGCCGGGAGCGGCGGGCCACCCGGTCTCTGGCTGGTCCCAGAGGCGGGTGGCGAGGCGGGAggcgctccctctgcccctcaatCTTCAGAtcgatcccctccccaccctccttcccaccgGCGCCTGAGAGTGGCCGGCTCTTCTCTTCAGGGTTAGCTCTGAGGAGACAGCACACAAGCGCCTTACTGGCCCCcctatccttcctctccttcccttcactccAGGGACCCCCGAGGGCAgtaccaggtcacacagcggatctgCCGGACCGGGCCCGTGGTGGGCACCGGATCCCGCTTCCTCCCGAGGAGCCCGGAGCCTTGGGGCCGGGCCGCAGGTCAGGACCCGGCCGGGGTTGCCGACAATGCCACCCAAACGCGTGCAGGTGCACCCGCCGTGATGCTTGGATCTGGCACAAGACCTCACCAGAAAGCTCCGGTCCGCAGAGCCAGCCTGTCTTTTGCGGTTTTGCTGAAAATCAGTGCAAGggggggattgtgtccagcccagccctggcCCCAGGGCATTCTGCAGTGGTGACCCACTGAGGCTGAGCCAGCTGGTCAGGCCGGCtgaggggtcaggggaggggagcggaggggcacCGGGCCCCGTGGCTTGAGAAGACACGGGAGCGTGCGTGGACACCGGTGCGATTGGGTCAAACCAACGCAGCAACGGAGCCAGGTGCGGATTCTGGCCGTGTCAtgggcccccccccccgacccccccccggGCCTGGTGGGGCTCCCACGAGGGAGGGCTGCAATGTAGCAATCCACAAACTGTCTTCCAACCACATTCCACCCCTCCGGCAGAGAGTTTTCATTTCTCCTGGCCCAAGCGGgcctcaagatttttttttttcaatctctgGCACCATCTTAAGAGCTGTGGGAGCAAGGCACCGCTCACCCTCCACGGTGAGGGGCGAGGCACCGCGTACCCAACCGCGGTGATGACTTTTGGCTGCACGGTGGGCGCCCACGGGGCCCCTTTCCCACCGGGAGCCCCAGCCTGTCTGtttttggggggatgggaggggacgcATCTTTGAAGCTGGAAACTGCAAGTTTTTAATGTCTCGTTGGTCTCAAGGGGATCGTGAAATGTTAGCCCACGGGTCGAATGTTGATGTAGTCCACAATGTTTGTCTAGTTTTTGTGCATCGGAAAATTGCCCCGGTGTGCAGCATGTTTCTACAGAGGTGCAATGGCAGGGATTCCGGAAAGCTGTCCAGTGGAGAACTGGGGTGtcgaaaggtggaggaggaggaggaggagcgggccgGGGTCggacaggggagggggcgaggctgAGGGCGGCGTTTCCTTTGAAAGTAGATTGGGTGCAATCTGAATGAaccgtttcaaaaaaaaaaaaaatacactcattttgtattctatttattttgattaagaAGTCCTGGAAAAACATGTATGTTTGAATGTATTGTTCTACTTATAGCAGAACTTTTTAACTTAATCATTTATTATACCGTGAAAGCCTTTTCTCCCACGGCGAGAGAGTTTTTATACAGATAATAGTATTTCTAGTTTGCAGAAGAGTTTATattctgccttttttttccccctttcttccctcagatttttaaaaataaagtagCCTGCTTTCGGCAAACCTATTCCCCCTTGTTTTTCCTAAGCAGAAATTTAGAAAGATGCGATGCAAATCAAGCCGCGCGAGGGATACCTATTGATTGTAGGAGTTTTATCAATTGAAGATGGATGAATCGGGCTTTCCGAGTGTGTACTAACCGGGATCGCGGCTGCTCCGAGGGAATGGAAACACTTTGTACCGATCCCAGAAATTGCGTTTTCCGAGCACCTTCTGGGGAAAGTATCTTTATACTACGGAATTCGAGGAGACCTGCATTCTGAGTGCTTGGACGCCCCGTGGTTGCAGGCTGTGCTAGGCAGTTCCTGCTTTTCTAGGGGGGCTCCTAGGGGGTAATCCTTCAAGTCTCCCCAACTTCTGTTAAAGCTGCCGTGCATCTGTAATAACTAAGTTGTAATATCAGATAGATAATATATTGAAAACGGCCAATAAAAATTACAAAAGCATTCCAACACACTTGTGCTGGTGAatttctgcttctctctcaagcactcagtaagtgctcaataaagacaactgattgattttcatgtcTTAGGTGTCTTCCATCATCTGCCTACAGTAGTTCCAAAATGACTGGAacaactcttcctcccttcaaggccctactgagagctcacctcctccaggaggccttcccagactgagccccctccttcctctccccctcctccccctctccatcccccccgccttacctccttcccttccccacagcacctgtatatatgtttgtacatatctattctattaattttattttgttaatttgttttgtt is a window encoding:
- the LOC119929852 gene encoding fibronectin type-III domain-containing protein 3A-like; its protein translation is MMADQPPPLEATPMLSEVPLLSAMVNGDSIQQVILVQVNPGETFTIRTEDGHIQCIQGPAHVPMMSPNGSMPPIFVPPGYVSQVVEENGVRKVVVLPHSADFHPSLHPPPPPPPPPPHVPHYMHPHPALLPHPPHPVYPPVPGAGELPPQFLHQHPPPPPPPPSHVYQEQESRGHGRINFIQRDERTVKMQEHLKKRLKERQAGGPSGSQVNSPPSSPHKGPGPCGANSLNGCGKDPSTMAGPAKHKLAARTRGGPPTEVGVTEFDIDVQKSPDLLSISKPLVSALRARSAVLSWVPTVRVPGGDGPTGRLPGALTFEVALSISGKNGKFKSVYVGEEVTVTLPDLRPATDYHVRVSATCSSVKEPASELVSFTTESCEPDPPAPPRLVSRTKNSLSLQWKTPNDNGSKVTGFLLEWDEGVPGTFKECYFGHLKQHKLSRLTPSTKYSFRLAAKNDFGQSGFGETAFYYTAGSVPPPPAAPRVVRAGTTCLSLEWSRPRAVTADELLSYTLDVEEEGTGYGFQPRHNGEELSCTLKNLRRCTLYRLRVFAHNNEGKSGPSEVTECTTCPERPGPPGRPTVKGKIHAHSVKVTWDPPRDNGGAEISKYILEISESLTGSTWDTAYSGPCREHVCDRLKPGTWYRLRVSCVNVAGPSQVSDTSSVQTPAVPPGPCRPPSLAGRAKAREIGLLWAAPSEDGGSQVTEYVVDMAGGEQEERRQVYQGPDLVCTVSSLLPGRTYSFWLKAANHAGFGPFSGPEEIATAPGPPEQCGVPLLTCKAATCVLASWEVPTCNGAEISDYKLEWGQTEGAMAVIYSGPSPSFEVKGLTPATTYLCRVQAVNVAGAGSFGETGLVTTLASTPAAVTVLRVLEDGPVPEDGPAETPRPPPATTLALQWEEPCCHGEEITSYNIDYGEKQAVAVVGGTSHVLDSLQPDTVYRIRVQAVNSLGPGPFSPTVKGKTRPLPPAPPPLECAVVGSQSLKLKWGDGPGRALHPNPTQFTLQMEDRLGRFITLHSGPCHTYKVQRLNESTAYRFKIQAYNEAGEGPFSDIYTFATTKSPPAMLKAPRVCQLADGLCEVTWEPVAPMRGDPIVYLLQLVHGRGMEQVYKGPETSFRLCNFQPDPDHRVRVCASRQYQDSAGPQELCGPYSPGTAFPCPKPAVMGPEPEAAPGTGAGPACQTKLSDEQFALILVVGFAAIAVLFAAVIQYFIIK